Within the Amycolatopsis solani genome, the region GCGCCTTGCCGCCGAGCAGGTCGGTGATCGGGCGCCCGAGGTACTGGCCCTGCGCGTCCAGGCACGCGACCTCGAACAGCGAATAGACGCTGGCGATGGTCTTGCGGATGGAGAACCCGCCGATCAGCCCGTGCGCGTCGGTCAGAACCGTGTCCGACAACGCCCGCGCGACCAGCCGCTGCAGCCCGGGCAGGTCGAAGACGTCGTGGCCGCGCAGCTGCGGCAGCACCTTGCGGACCTCGCCGAGGAACGCGGAATCGCCGTAGGACTCGCCGAGCCCGACGATCCCGTCCTCGCACTTCACCTGCACGACGCTGCGCAGCGCGAACGGCTCGTGCACGCCCATCACGTTGAGCAGCGGCGGGTCGGCGAACGCGACCGGCGTCAGCACCACATCGAGGATCTTCATCAGCCCAGCGCCTTCAGCGTGACGAAGCCGTCCTCCACGATCTTCTCGAGCCGGTGGACCTGCTCCGGCGTCGGCTCGACCAGCGGCGGCCGGACCGGGCCGACCTTGTCGCCGCGCAACCGCGCGGCGGCCTTCACCAGGGACACGGCGAAGCCCGGCGTCTCGTCCCGCAGCGCCACCAGCGGCAGGTAGAAGCCGGTCAGCAGCGCGTCCAGCACGCGGGTGTCGCCCTCGCCGAGCGCGCGGTGGAAGCGGTGCGCGATCTCCGGCGCGAAGCAGTGCACCGCCGAGGAGTAGCGGGCGACGCCGATCGAGGCGTACGCCTTGGCCGAGACCTCCGCGGTCGGCAACCCGTTGAAGAACAGGAACTTCCGCGCCCGCTCGGTGTCCAGCGCCCGGATCGTGGTGACGATCCGGGTCATCACCTCGACGTCGCCGTAGCCGTCCTTGAGCCCCACGATCGAGGGAATGTCGAGCAGCGCCGCCGCCGTCTGCGCCGTGTACACCCCGGTGCCGCGGTGGTAGACGATCACCGGCACCGACGAGTCGCCGACGGCGTACCGGACGAAGTCGACCAGGCCGCTGGGCGGCCCGGTGACCAGGTACGGCGGCAGCAGCAGGACGCCGTCGGCACCCCCGGCCTCGGCGAGGGCGATGCCCGCCCGCGCCGAGGCGGCACCCCCGCCCGCACCCACCCAGACCGGAACCCGGCCCGCGGTGACCTCACGGGTCTTCGCGAGCACAGCGGCGTGCTCGGCCGGCGACAGGGAGCTGAATTCACCCGTGCCGCACGCGACGAACAGGGCGCCGGCGCCCGCCGCGATGTGGCTCTCCACGTTCTCCGCGAGCGCGTCGAGGTTGACCTCGAGGTCCTCGGTGAACGGGGTGAGGGGGAAGGCCAGCAGGCCGTCCAGCGCGATCTCGGTCTGTGCCATCTGTTTTCTGCTCTCCGTTGGTCGGGTGCGGCCGGGGGTGGACCGGCTTCGGTCAAGCGGGCACGGTCGTGCCTTCCTTCGTGCGGTCGACGTCGTCGTCGACGTTCACGGTGTCGACGATCTCATCGGCGACCGCACTGCGCTCGGGCGCGAGCAGGCCGAGACCGACGTACAGGGCCAGCGAAACCAGGATCGGCGTGGCGATCAGCACGGTCTGGTTCGCGTTGAAGACGTAGTAGCAGAGCGCGTAGGCGATCAGGCCGCCCGCCCAGGACACCAGCGCCGCGCGCGGGCCGCACTTGCGGAACCACGGCAGCATGCCCAGCAGCAGCGGGATGGAGATCGGGCCCATCAGCGCGGCGACCCAGTTGACGACGATCTGCAGCACGCCGCCGAGGTTCTGCGCCTGCGTGGCCACCAGCATGGTGAGCGCGACGAACACGACGGTGGTGATCCGCGCGGCCTTGAGGCCCTGGACGTCGGTCCACTGCCGCGTGCGGCGGACCATCGCCGGGATCATGTCCCGGGTGATCACCGCGGAGATCGCGTTGGCGTCGGAGGAGACCATCGCCATGGTGTGCGAGAAGATGCCGGCCAGCACCAGGCCGACCAGGCCCGGCGGCAGGAACGTCGTCGTCATGATCGCGTAGGACTGCGTCGGGTCCTTGATGCCCGGGATGAGCAGCGGTGCCGCGAACATCGGGAACATCAGCACCAGCGGCCACAAGAGGTACAGCGCGGACGAAAGGCGCGCGCCGCGCTTGGCTTCGTGGGTGTTCGGCGCCGCCATGTAGCGCTGCGCCAGGTTCCACATGCCTCCGTTGTACTCCAGCGTCTTCACCAGCACGTAGACGAGCAGGAAGATGGTGGTGTACTTCGACGTCACCGGGTTGATGTGGTTTTCGGGCAGCTTGTCCCACATCGTCCAGAGCGCGGAGATCCCGCCGAGCTTGCCCAGTACGACCACGATCATCACGATCGCGGCGATGCCCTGGATGACGAACTGGCCGAAGTCGGTGAGCGCGTCGGCCCACAGCCCGCCGATGGTGCAGTAGACGAGGGTGACCGCGCCGGTGATGAGGATGCCGAGGTTGTAGTCGAGGCCGGCGAAGACGTGCAGCAGCGTCGCGACGGCGAACCACTTGGCGGCGATGTCGAAGATCTTCAGCAGGCTGCCGCTCCAGGCGAGCGCCTGCTGCGTCGGCACGTTGTACCGCTTGGCCAGGTACTCCAGCGGCGAGGCGACGCCCAGCTTCGAGCGCAACCGGTTCCAGCGGGCGGCGAACAGCCAGCTGCCGATGCCCACGCCGATGCCGATGCTGGCGAAGCCCCAGAAGTACACGGTGACGCCGCTGGTGTACGCGACGCCCGCGTACGCGACGAACAGCACGGCGCTGTAGCCGGACATGTGGTGCGAGATGCCGGCCAGCCACCACGGCATCTTGCCGCCGGCCGTGAAGAAGTCCTTCACGTCGCTGACCCGTTTGTGCGACCACCAGCCGATCACGATCATCAGCGCGAAGTACGCGCAGACCATCGTCCAGTCGAGTGCGTGCACCGCAGGCTCCCTTCCGCGTCCACGTCGATGTGGTTTCACTGTTCACATCTATGAACGGAGTCTGTTATAGTGATTATGTTCATCCATAAGAACGTTGTTCGGGACGCTAATATGGCCGGAGTCACAAGTCAACGGCCGGACGGAGGAGCACAAATGCCGCAGAAGGTGGACACGGCGGAGGGTGCTCCCGCCGAGTCGTCGGGGGTGAAGTCCGCGCGCCGGGCCGTCGACCTCATCGAGACGTTCGCGGCGAACGACGTCTGGCTGTCGCTCTCGGACCTGCACGCGCGCACGGGCTTCCCCCGCTCGTCGCTGCACGGCCTGCTGCGGACGCTGCTGGAGGCCGGCTGGCTGGAGGCGGACACCAACACCGCCCGCTACCGGCTCGGCGTCCGCGCGCTGATCTGCGGCACGGCGTACCTGGACCGCGACGCCGTCGTCCCGTTCGCCACCGAGGCGCTCGAGCGCATCCGCGAGAAGACGGGCTTCACCGCGCACTTCGCGCGGCGCAACGGCACCGAGGTCGTCTACCTCGAGACGCGGGAGTCGCAGCGCTCCACGCACCTCGTCTCCCGCGTCGGCCGCACGCTGCCCACGCACGCGACCGCGCTGGGCAAG harbors:
- a CDS encoding sodium:solute symporter family protein; this encodes MHALDWTMVCAYFALMIVIGWWSHKRVSDVKDFFTAGGKMPWWLAGISHHMSGYSAVLFVAYAGVAYTSGVTVYFWGFASIGIGVGIGSWLFAARWNRLRSKLGVASPLEYLAKRYNVPTQQALAWSGSLLKIFDIAAKWFAVATLLHVFAGLDYNLGILITGAVTLVYCTIGGLWADALTDFGQFVIQGIAAIVMIVVVLGKLGGISALWTMWDKLPENHINPVTSKYTTIFLLVYVLVKTLEYNGGMWNLAQRYMAAPNTHEAKRGARLSSALYLLWPLVLMFPMFAAPLLIPGIKDPTQSYAIMTTTFLPPGLVGLVLAGIFSHTMAMVSSDANAISAVITRDMIPAMVRRTRQWTDVQGLKAARITTVVFVALTMLVATQAQNLGGVLQIVVNWVAALMGPISIPLLLGMLPWFRKCGPRAALVSWAGGLIAYALCYYVFNANQTVLIATPILVSLALYVGLGLLAPERSAVADEIVDTVNVDDDVDRTKEGTTVPA
- a CDS encoding 5-dehydro-4-deoxyglucarate dehydratase, coding for MAQTEIALDGLLAFPLTPFTEDLEVNLDALAENVESHIAAGAGALFVACGTGEFSSLSPAEHAAVLAKTREVTAGRVPVWVGAGGGAASARAGIALAEAGGADGVLLLPPYLVTGPPSGLVDFVRYAVGDSSVPVIVYHRGTGVYTAQTAAALLDIPSIVGLKDGYGDVEVMTRIVTTIRALDTERARKFLFFNGLPTAEVSAKAYASIGVARYSSAVHCFAPEIAHRFHRALGEGDTRVLDALLTGFYLPLVALRDETPGFAVSLVKAAARLRGDKVGPVRPPLVEPTPEQVHRLEKIVEDGFVTLKALG
- a CDS encoding IclR family transcriptional regulator — encoded protein: MPQKVDTAEGAPAESSGVKSARRAVDLIETFAANDVWLSLSDLHARTGFPRSSLHGLLRTLLEAGWLEADTNTARYRLGVRALICGTAYLDRDAVVPFATEALERIREKTGFTAHFARRNGTEVVYLETRESQRSTHLVSRVGRTLPTHATALGKALLAELTHDEIEALMPASLTALTPNTITTLEALHAECAATRERGYAAEVEEGTLGVRCVAAVIPYRIPGTDAISCSMPISQVSDADAQRVGELLAETTAELGQQLRRAGIR